A segment of the Tachysurus vachellii isolate PV-2020 chromosome 18, HZAU_Pvac_v1, whole genome shotgun sequence genome:
cagaatcaggtttattatcCAATGTAAATGAACATGAAATGTCTATAATCTATGGTATAATGtatgtctatatatttatataatgtctataatttatttttggatGTGCTTGCAAAGTAGACAACAtcacagacaacaaacaaagttgtatttattatatagactttatatatatatatatatatatatatatatatatatatatatatatatatatatatatatatatatatatatatatatatatatatatatatatatagactttatatttagtatttagaccctaatatatatatagactatTATTCCCCCCGGTTTTTCaaacgtgtgtatgtatactaAAGGACATCAACTGCTTCTTCACcagttctttattcatttcagtGATGGATGACAAGAACGTTTCCAGATTGAATGAACTCATCATGCAGGGGtaaagtgtatttatttgtgtccaagtacaatataaataaagtacagTTGATTatattgtttagttttgtttgagTTTACTTCATGTCTAACTTAGGTGTGGTTGTGGTTTTAGGGCCACCACGGTTCGCTCTAAAGGCAGGAACCTGAGGATCAAAGCCCCCATGTGTCGTGCTCTGAAGAAACTGTGCGACCCagatggtgtgtatgtgtaaaagggaaatgagagcagtgtgtgtgtgtaagtgtgtgttcagctgggaaatgtgtgagagactgtTCCGGAATGGAGTTCTAGAAAAagctaacgtgtgtgtgtgtgtgtgtgtgtatgtgtgtgtgtagcactcAAGAAGAAGTTAGTAGATTATATTAGAACTTGTGTAAGTAGGGTGACTGTGTTTTTACGTTTCGCAGATTGAGAATATGAGTAACTAATGTTCACTGTATTTCTTCCCCTGACTCTGTCTGATCATCTGCATCTCAGGAGTGAGTGATGAGGAGGACCAGAAGCCAGTTCGGTTGCCACTGAAGGTTGCCGTGGAGCTGCAGCCACGTAGTAACCACTCATGGACTCGGGTTCAGAGTCTGGCCCATAATCCTCGTCTCCGGTTAGTTTCACCTGACTAAAACAGCTAACCACCACGTGAATTACGCTCTGAGTCTATCTTCTATTATTTGATGACCCTAAACATCAGTTCTGTACGCTTGCAGGATAAGTAAGGTGTAAATCATGATGCAGTGTGCGTCACTGGTTACATGCTGTTTCTTTCCAAACAGCTTCATTAGTTTGTCAATTCTACATCCTCAAGCTTTGTGATTGTGTTAAGTAAGATTCATTTCTACAATtctgatattttataattttttttttttttaacttcaacTGGTTCATGTGCATGAAACTTTCTGGTCCACACGAGACTCGTTTATCGTGCATCTGCAGTATGTTAGATTTATTGCTTACACAAATAGCATAGAATCACGTTGCTGCTTGGTTATGTTTGTGTGAATAATGTATAGTTCTGTTCATGCTGAATGGTCGATGACGTCTAGAATGTTTTCTTTTAGGATGGTTGTGGAGCTGCACAGGAAAGTGTCTAGTCTTATAGAGTTCCTGAAGCAAAAATGGGCAGTCCAGGATCAGCGAATTGTATCCTTTCTGTATCGTTTCATATGTGAGCTGGGTTTATGTCGATGTTGCCATTTTAGCATCCTGACATGAGTTTTACaggggtttgcatgttctggaAAAGACCTGGATGGAAAGCAAATGGATAAAACTCTTCAGAGTCCTGGAAAAAGTTTGGACTACTAAGAATTGAGTTACATATTTTAGTAGTTTTTCTAAactgacattgtgtgtgtatctgttaaAAATATAAGCTTGGGGAAGTTACCTAGATCTTATCTAGTCATATTCCGtaatcttatttatatttagagatctatctatctatctatctatctatctatctatgtatctatctatctatctatctatccatctatctatctatctatctatctatctatctatctatctatctatctatctatctatctatctatctatctatctatctatctatctatgtatctatctatctatctatctatccatctatctatctatcaatcattGCACAAATAAGTCCTGTAGGTTGCAACATTGAAAAGCTAGTATTCAGATTCAATGTGGGAGGATCTTGTCTTCtatactttttaatttttcacataAGCCTTTACTCATAGtcgtcttgtttttttttgggtgagTGTGTAAATGGAACAGCAGCATATATCTATTCAATATTTTAGTAAAATTTGTCTGGGGTAAACTATTTGCATAGGGCATGTTTAGTATGGGatcattcagaggtggactgcTGACCATGGTGTTAAGGACAATGCAGGCACGAGTCGTTCCAAGAGCAACAACTGTCATGAGAAATGTCCTTTTGTCTGGTTTATTCCATCTAATACATCCATCGTGCTTTTGACCCTTAACCTTAATGTGTCTAGCTTAAGAGTCTAGCAGCCCGGGAGGCTCTAGAAGGTGTAGCTCTGCCTGGTGAGTCGGAAGATTTGTTCCTGTATCCAGCAGAAAGCAGCACAATTACGGTTTTACCTGGAGTAGCACGTGTCGTTCACTCCAAGGCCTCCTGCACTGTCCACTGGCAGGAGACTGGCCGTGGTCGACCAGGTGTAAGAGACCTGCCAACTGCACAGATCCTTGGGATACAGCCTGTTCGAGGGACTGGAAAACCAGGCAAGGGTGCCTCTGGAGGTGGAGACATAAAAAGAGCCGAAGGACAAGTACCTGAGAGTTCAGAAAGCAGTAACTGCACTTCTGGGGCAGAGAGCACTTTAAACACAGCTCACAACACTAACACTCCTTCTGTCACCCCAACTTCTACGATTCTGCCACCTTTTCCAGGACAGGAAGGTAGTGGGACTGGGACAGCTGATTCTTTAGGCACATTGCAGTTCCAGCCGTGTTCTAGTGGCACGAATAAAGACACCGCCAGTCCAGGAGAACCCATCATGACAGACATCATCATTGAGAATCCTTCAGTAGGTGGGGTTGCAACAGATGGAGCTGTTGTTCCTCCACCTCCTTCAGAGACTCCAGGTCGTCTGGAGGATGCAGCTGGGAGTGGTCGCTCTCCACAGCAGATCCGTGAGGAGGGCTGGAGCTCACAAGGCTCAGAAAATGTCACTCTAGCTGAAATCTACCTCATGATGGGCAAGCCCGGAAGGCTGCAGCTAGAGTATGAGTGGCAGCCCAAGTCCCGCCCTTCAGCCTTGCCCACCACCCACAGTGTGCTTCGGTGCCTTCTGAGACTTGTCTCCTCTGAGGTCAACCCCAAACCCGTGAGTAACCTTGGATTCTTGCGTACAAATAATGGTAACAGGTTTAATATTTGAAGGTGCAGCTAATGAATATCTTGCATCATAAGATATGTTTTTCTATTCTTTGCTTTTCTGCTTCTAGGCTTCAGACACATGTTCTGTAGGGACATCTCCCATCAAGCTGGGTCAGGAGGAACAGTCTGTGACCCCTCCGGGGAAAACTCAGATTGTGGGAACTCGCAGCCCCAACTGTGGGCGGCAGCAACACGTAGCACGCGCCAAAACACTGCCTACTACCGCTGGCACAGGTACAAAACATGAATGTGATAGTTTCAGTCATCAAGCATGTTTCGAATGTTTAGCCAATATGATTCATAATACGTGGTATTTAAATGTCCGAAAATATCCCTCCATTCAGTAGAACCTCCTGGGATAATTGGCAAACCTATCACAGTACTTTGGAATCTAGACAAGGGTGCAGTTAGGCTCATGCTTGTGCTAATCTCGGTTGTTGTGTCTCCACAGGTGGCCGGAATCTACCACGTTCTCTGTTGGTTTCTGGCACTGATGGTGATGGGGGTGTGTTTGCGGTTCCAACGACACTGCCACCTAACAGCTCCCGCCACTTACGGATGTTTTCTCCTAATAAGGACGCAGAGTTGGCTTTCCGTCAGCAGCTGGACTCGATCAGTGTAAGTAGTCACCTGTTTTAGAACCGCCAAAAAGCGGTCACTAACCGAGCCAAAGTAAGGATGTAAAATCTACCTTGACTCCATATCACACAGAGTGAGTGAATAGTGAGATTATGATGCACAATCCTACACCAGTATGCTCCAAATGCTCGTGATTAACGCAGCCATATAAACAGCATGATGACCATGTTACTGTGAGGGCTGTGGCTCACATATCTCTAGCAATGGGTCCTCTTAAAAATGCTGAGGGCGTTAACAACACCTACACTAGAGACTTGCACTTGTGCTTAACCTCACAATGCATGCTTTTGTTCAAACTCTGTGAGTTCCAAAACTATAGTATGGCCTTCAGATACTTGAACTTCACAATGGCTTAATATACTTGAGAGAAACAGCAGTGCAGTTTAAAGTTGCCATACTCTTAACTAATATAGTGCAGAAATAAACTCCTCTCATCCAACCTGTTCACCACTGTCTTCTCCCAGTGATGATAAATCTGCCAGAAATCATTCGCTAGCTTCCCATtagaaaataagtaaataccTTTCCTATTCACTGTGAAACCAAGTGTCAGTTCtgaatctttttttctcttttagtaTAAATTCTCATTATTTTCCATGATTGGCAGCAGCTTCTGTTTTTCACAATTCTGTTGGGGCATAATGACCGACCCAACACCTGACACACCCCTGATTGTGAATTACTGGTAATGGATTGTCTGGGTGACTCACAGCAGCTCGCGAGCATCAGACAATAgaggggtgtttttttttgtgtgtgtctcccctAGttcctgtacaaaaaaaatcctatacACTGATGTTTTAtgcaattcatttattttgactttACTAGCAGTGTTATGTTTCTCTTTCAGTCAGATATTTTCCTCCACAAGGTGAGGAAGACCGGAAGGGGCCGACCACTGAGGAAGCCACTTGTTGTGCAGGTAAAGCGACCAGAGCCAACCACCTGAAATTAATTGgaatttggtttattttagcTGTTTCTTATTCCAAAGCAAGTAATTTCCAACCCAACTACAAGTGTTTCTATTGTGTGTTCCCTGTAGAGAACTTTGTTGCCTCGAACAACAGGAGATTCCTCCCAACACGTGTGCTCTTTCTCAATTCTCTCCAGCTCTTCAGCGACCGGTAATCTACattgtcattttttgttttgaaatatttaaatactactttgaaataaagaaggaaaatcTCATTAGcgctgctttttattttattttatttatttatttatttattttaaatgtccaTTTTTCTCTTCCAGGCACTGGTTCTTTTCGTCCCATCCAAAGTCGTCTCTCGGCATCCCGACCCCTTGCACTCAAAGCCACATCCACTACAATAAATACAGCTTCGTCTAATCAACTGTCCAGTGAGTTTTCTATCAAATGTTATTTTCAAGTGTTtacctgatttttattttgaataatgaCTAACAGAAAAAGACCTaccacttttttgttttcagtagAATCTAACTTGTGCTTTATACTTCAGGTGCAATTGACCTGGCAGCGAAGTCTGCAGGCATTATACCAGGAAGCCCGTGTCAAGAAGTGGAGGACCCAGCTCTAGAGTCGAGTCTTTTGCCACCTGAGGCTGCCACGCCACCGGCGCTGCCTGAGCCCGAACCTGAGCCCGAGCCCAATTCTGAGATGCTGCAGCAAGACACAGAGGTGCCTCTTTTATACTCACTAAACCCTAATTTTTTTGATTAAGCTattaattattagaaaatattacagaaatgaaacactTGGTAATGTTCTTGATTATTTACTAAATCAGCCTTGCCTCTCACTGCTTTATTAGGGCTCTTTGCAGAACGGGGTTCCTCCACCATCTCCAGGAGGTGACGATTCCCTCTTGGCACCTCCTAGTGTTGCTTCGCTGTTGGACATTTCGCTTCCTGGCCCTCCAGACGAATCCCTTCCTTCTGGAGAACCTCACTCTCATATCAGTGACTCCATTATCGAGCTTGCCATCAGTTCTTCACACTATGGTGGGTCTTGGTGAACATACACGATTTATTTTCATGTTCCACGGTAGTGGGGGTACACAGGTATTACTATTAAACAAACACAGGACATTCTCCTCACATGTGAGATAtagaaatagtaaaataaagaaataggaaaaaagtaaaagttgtCAAATTATAAGCTCACACGTTTTCCAGGCCATGGCTTTTCAGAAAAGTGGTTCCTGATCGTTTTACAGTTAGGAACGAGTTTGTGTTACAGCAAGTTGGATCTGAATCTTGAAACTGATTAATTCTGACCGTTGTCCAGTATACTCAGTGGAATAGTTTAAATTTGTAAACTTGAATGTGTGAAGACCTGGATGGGTGTTAATGCAAATTttctacatacatacaaaatgaAAACTTGAAACATTCAATaaggagtatttttttttctctttcttttattctttggtTGCCTCATTTGGGTTTGAATCTACTTGTCCTGAACATCAACAAGAatcaaaatagtttttttttctgtaccatCCATTGGTTTCATTTGTTTGCCAAATGTTTTATAACAAATGGGAAGTGGAGGTCTCTCAGATAACACTGTctttaacatctctctctctctctctctctctctctctctctctctctctctctctctctctctctctctctctctctctctctctctctctctctctctctctctctctctctctctctctctctctctctctctctctctctctctctctctctctctctctcatatttgCTTGCCATTGTTCTTTCTTCCTTAGGTGAAGGAGCTGCTCTTTCTCCTAGTAAGGTCAATGGGAATGACCGGTCTAAGCTTGTCCCCTCCCTCCCTGACAGTCCCTGCCATAGCTGGATGCCATCTCCTATGCATGATCCCCAGTGGTACCCCAACGACTCCAGCGATTCCAGTCTGGGCTGCCTGCTCTGTGAGTGTCACGTAAACAGCAAACTGGTTCAGGTTTTATTAAATTTGAAGCAAATCCATTTGTCACCACTGAAACAAGTTCAAAAATGGTCCCTAGTAATGAGGCCATGGCTTATGAAGTCAGACATGTATAATTACATAAATGCTCGGTTATGATTGTTGATTAACATACTTtactaatgaatgaattagataATAATGTTCTCTTTTATGAGGAAAGCCAGTTTATTTATGATGCTTCATATCAGGTTTTCTTTTTGCGTGTTATGAGGCATTATGATTCATTTTATCTGATAAATTCCCAACTCCTGGTTAAATTTCATTTGCAAAACCTTTTAGACGCAAGTCGAGTTTACATCAATGCAAATTTACAAAAGAAACCGTGGAAATGTAGAACTTTGGTTCTGAAAACTGCACTAGAATCTCTTTGAACAGAAGTTTTGACTGGATGCAGAATCTACCTCTATAATTACGTGGGCTCATGATCTAATCTGACTTCTGCCTCTGTTTCTTTTACACAGCAAGCCTGGTGTCCCCAGATAAAACCCGGAGGACTA
Coding sequences within it:
- the cramp1 gene encoding protein cramped-like isoform X1 — encoded protein: MVKRKKIYPGAEELENGMTVGQQAGSGVEGSNKTIRKLAGCEEEESAERTPSEQPSTKRDGEEVPSPGAALASDSSPNPSGTQPNPAGLGSPPAAHDQHHFLRSSVRPPSKRIRKDGPAVNGHNGTKTKGGDTVPAVSASGHAGSGGGVANGGSSRSAPRSQGPVEKDEGGNQKRARRQWESWSTEDKNSFFEGLYEHGKDFEAIQNNIALKYKKKGKPASMVKNKEQVRHFYYRTWHKISKHIDFNNAYSRVLKKSSQELYGLICYAELRKKVGGLMDDKNVSRLNELIMQGATTVRSKGRNLRIKAPMCRALKKLCDPDGVSDEEDQKPVRLPLKVAVELQPRSNHSWTRVQSLAHNPRLRMVVELHRKVSSLIEFLKQKWAVQDQRILKSLAAREALEGVALPGESEDLFLYPAESSTITVLPGVARVVHSKASCTVHWQETGRGRPGVRDLPTAQILGIQPVRGTGKPGKGASGGGDIKRAEGQVPESSESSNCTSGAESTLNTAHNTNTPSVTPTSTILPPFPGQEGSGTGTADSLGTLQFQPCSSGTNKDTASPGEPIMTDIIIENPSVGGVATDGAVVPPPPSETPGRLEDAAGSGRSPQQIREEGWSSQGSENVTLAEIYLMMGKPGRLQLEYEWQPKSRPSALPTTHSVLRCLLRLVSSEVNPKPASDTCSVGTSPIKLGQEEQSVTPPGKTQIVGTRSPNCGRQQHVARAKTLPTTAGTGGRNLPRSLLVSGTDGDGGVFAVPTTLPPNSSRHLRMFSPNKDAELAFRQQLDSISSDIFLHKVRKTGRGRPLRKPLVVQRTLLPRTTGDSSQHVCSFSILSSSSATGTGSFRPIQSRLSASRPLALKATSTTINTASSNQLSSAIDLAAKSAGIIPGSPCQEVEDPALESSLLPPEAATPPALPEPEPEPEPNSEMLQQDTEGSLQNGVPPPSPGGDDSLLAPPSVASLLDISLPGPPDESLPSGEPHSHISDSIIELAISSSHYGEGAALSPSKVNGNDRSKLVPSLPDSPCHSWMPSPMHDPQWYPNDSSDSSLGCLLSSLVSPDKTRRTILPPAGPSSGTALLGPSLLDSNSHDSFQARGLPDVVEVDNQLACMMSENSVDYIARFNDLAQELSVAETSLPPP
- the cramp1 gene encoding protein cramped-like isoform X2, with product MTVGQQAGSGVEGSNKTIRKLAGCEEEESAERTPSEQPSTKRDGEEVPSPGAALASDSSPNPSGTQPNPAGLGSPPAAHDQHHFLRSSVRPPSKRIRKDGPAVNGHNGTKTKGGDTVPAVSASGHAGSGGGVANGGSSRSAPRSQGPVEKDEGGNQKRARRQWESWSTEDKNSFFEGLYEHGKDFEAIQNNIALKYKKKGKPASMVKNKEQVRHFYYRTWHKISKHIDFNNAYSRVLKKSSQELYGLICYAELRKKVGGLMDDKNVSRLNELIMQGATTVRSKGRNLRIKAPMCRALKKLCDPDGVSDEEDQKPVRLPLKVAVELQPRSNHSWTRVQSLAHNPRLRMVVELHRKVSSLIEFLKQKWAVQDQRILKSLAAREALEGVALPGESEDLFLYPAESSTITVLPGVARVVHSKASCTVHWQETGRGRPGVRDLPTAQILGIQPVRGTGKPGKGASGGGDIKRAEGQVPESSESSNCTSGAESTLNTAHNTNTPSVTPTSTILPPFPGQEGSGTGTADSLGTLQFQPCSSGTNKDTASPGEPIMTDIIIENPSVGGVATDGAVVPPPPSETPGRLEDAAGSGRSPQQIREEGWSSQGSENVTLAEIYLMMGKPGRLQLEYEWQPKSRPSALPTTHSVLRCLLRLVSSEVNPKPASDTCSVGTSPIKLGQEEQSVTPPGKTQIVGTRSPNCGRQQHVARAKTLPTTAGTGGRNLPRSLLVSGTDGDGGVFAVPTTLPPNSSRHLRMFSPNKDAELAFRQQLDSISSDIFLHKVRKTGRGRPLRKPLVVQRTLLPRTTGDSSQHVCSFSILSSSSATGTGSFRPIQSRLSASRPLALKATSTTINTASSNQLSSAIDLAAKSAGIIPGSPCQEVEDPALESSLLPPEAATPPALPEPEPEPEPNSEMLQQDTEGSLQNGVPPPSPGGDDSLLAPPSVASLLDISLPGPPDESLPSGEPHSHISDSIIELAISSSHYGEGAALSPSKVNGNDRSKLVPSLPDSPCHSWMPSPMHDPQWYPNDSSDSSLGCLLSSLVSPDKTRRTILPPAGPSSGTALLGPSLLDSNSHDSFQARGLPDVVEVDNQLACMMSENSVDYIARFNDLAQELSVAETSLPPP